From Mercenaria mercenaria strain notata chromosome 17, MADL_Memer_1, whole genome shotgun sequence, the proteins below share one genomic window:
- the LOC123535762 gene encoding PHD and RING finger domain-containing protein 1-like — translation MESADEQQDIKKEQAEEEAGSGIEDVSDDDDEEEGDGDDDDDDDEEEEDEDGDEEWDSDEEVGEENEADDNGDDDDEGEEEEDCDDEDDDEGEAVLEASDSEGEDGERCPICLNRFKDQDVGTPEACDHVFCLECIQEWSANVNTCPVDRQVFKLILCKHGVDDIIYKKLTVEDVNKQADDEEEEEPTYCEVCHQCNREDRLLLCDGCDLGYHLDCLSPPLSQVPVEEWFCPNCARREGADADYLPASGFRRQIPRTLVMERVRSAIEERRVRRTLRRIVSSDEEEEEEEEEIGPLSSAGSSSVSSPAKKSPVKKPTAKRKTPRKYTRRKKRKTTKRKTPKKTATGKKKSTIKKKRTKTTRKRKTKRRGKKGKKLKRLARTAKPAAVTTVKTRIAGALGLTNPPKGRTIPMQKLKQEKSIDMKRADIGAASLSIFGHRDQINFYEDEQDEPGTSSTTVGGSAGTRKYSKLSLSSYKPIGRVPAV, via the exons ATGGAAAGTGCTGATGAACAGCAAGATATAAAGAAGGAACAGGCAGAAGAGGAGGCAGGTTCAGGGATAGAAGATGTctcagatgatgatgatgaagaggAGGGTGATggtgacgatgatgatgatgatgatgaagaggAAGAAGATGAGGATGGAGATGAAG AATGGGATTCTGATGAAGAAGTTGGAGAAGAAAATGAGGCTGATGATAAtggagatgatgatgatgagggagaagaagaagaagattgtgatgatgaggatgatgatgaagGAGAAGCTGTGTTAGAAGCCAGTGACAGTGAGGGAGAAGATGGAGAGAGGTGTCCTATTTGTTTGAACAGATTTAAGGATCAGGATGTTGGTACACCTGAGGCCTGTGACCATGTCTTCTGTCTGGAATGTATACAGGAATGGTCAGCA AATGTGAATACATGTCCAGTAGACAGacaagtatttaaattgattttatgcAAGCATGGAGTTGatgatatcatatataaaaag ctgACAGTAGAagatgtaaacaaacaagctGATGATGAGGAAGAGGAGGAGCCTACATATTGTGAGGTTTGCCATCAGTGTAACAGAGAAGACCGCCTACTTCTCTGTGATGGGTGTGACTTGGGTTACCATCTGGATTGTCTGTCTCCGCCCCTCAGTCAAGTTCCAGTAGAGGAGTGGTTCTGTCCAAACTGTGCAAGAAGAGAAG GTGCAGATGCAGACTATTTACCTGCATCAGGGTTCCGTAGACAGATTCCACGTACTCTTGTCATGGAACGTGTGCGAAGTGCAATAGAGGAAAGACGAGTGAGACGAACACTGCGTAGAATTGTCTCGTCGGATGAG gaagaggaggaggaggaagaggaAATAGGACCGCTATCTTCAGCAGGGTCATCATCAGTATCTAGTCCAGCTAAAAAATCACCAGTCAAAAAACCTACAGCAAAAAGAAAAACCCCAAGAAAGTACACAcgcagaaagaaaagaaaaacaactaagAGAAAGACACCCAAAAAGACAGCTACTGGTAAGAAGAAGTCAACTATTAAGAAAAAGAGAACAAAAACTACAAGgaagagaaaaacaaaaagaagaggcaaaaaagggaagaaaCTGAAG AGACTTGCTCGTACGGCCAAACCAGCTGCTGTAACTACAGTGAAGACCCGTATAGCTGGAGCATTAGGTTTGACAAACCCGCCCAAAGGTCGTACCATACCCATGCAGAAGTTGAAGCAGGAGAAATCCATTGATATGAAGAGGGCAGATATAGGGGCAGCATCGTTATCAATATTTGGTCACAGAGACCaaattaatttttatgaaga TGAACAAGATGAGCCAGGTACCAGCAGTACTACTGTAGGTGGATCTGCAGGAACCAGAAAGTACTCCAAACTATCATTGTCTTCCTACAAACCCATAGGCAGGGTACCTGCTGTGTAA